The Panicum virgatum strain AP13 chromosome 6K, P.virgatum_v5, whole genome shotgun sequence nucleotide sequence GTGCGACTAGAATGGACGTTGTCCAGGAATATTGCCCGCCGGTGTATAGTTGCAGGTGATGAAGATACCACCGTTGTCACACTTGACACGCGCGCAGCCGATGGCCTTGGTGTTGCGCCAAACCACCTGCGTGTAGTGCCCGCACATCAGCTCCTCCGGGCGCCCTTTCATGCACGTACCAGTAGCACTGTCATAGTCTTGCTTTTCATTCACCCACATTTGCACGGCTGCAGCCACCGTCATGTCGCTGCCAGGGGAGCCCACGGCAATATTTTCACCGTAGCCAAACTTGTCACGCTCAGCCTGGTCCGAGTGCTGAAGGCTGCAGTCACCGGCGCGTCTTGCCGCGTAGGCCCGTGCGAACGCTGCAACGCTCTCATCCCAGACCACATCTTCAACACCCACCTCACGGCGGGCGTCGTTGTGGAGGGAAAGGAACTCCTGCTCTTGCGCCGTGTTCTGAGCCATGGAGGCCATAGCCATGTAGAACACAAGGACAAAGGCTACTACTGCCCTCTTGGTTGTCGCCATACGGGCCGCTAGCTTAATTTGCAGTGGATCAGTCGCAAATTCTAGTGAGACGTGTGGGTTCTTGATTGTGTGCcgttgtgttgtgtgtgtctaACTGATGATGAGGTGCCTATTTATAGCCGATGGCGGCGTCCAATAACAGGAGGATTTAGAACATGGTACCCTTTGGTTTTGCATATGTTATTACCAAGTGTCTGTACCAAATGCATaggttaatttttttaataaaacaaGTATGCGTGCAGCAGTTGTGCCAAAGTCCAATGCACGTGCGAGGTTGGAGAAAACTAAGGAATGGGTCTTGCGTTGATGCACTGGACCACTTTCTTGAAAAGATTGGCTACCAGGAACTGGTCACGGTCCATATGTATTTGCAGGCACGCACAAGTGTGGATCCACACATTACGCTTTTGCCTTGTTCTACACTTTTACAATGAAAAAGGTTGAATCAACTTGATTGTTTTTTATCTTAGCGAAATAGAAAATCAATGATCAATTTGAGTTgcaatttaaaaaaattgttcaAGTTAATAGAGACTAAATACATGAAACATAGAACTGACGATTTCTTGATATTTTTATAAACTTGGCATATGCATCAATTCATAAGTTACATGTTAACCTTTCAAAGCTAGTTTATAGATAACCAAGATGACCTTCTTGTTTGAGGATGCCCTGCAGACCTTTTTCATTCGTATATATGTTTGGTGATCCATTTTCATTCGGCGGCGCGACTAACAACTAAAACGCTTGGAACGCTGAATAGTGAATATCAGCCATCTTAAGGGTAGTATATATCGTTAGATACTTTGTTTTCTGATGAAAAGAATAAGCCATGCCCCATGTTATACACTTACGGACACATAAAAAGCTACTTATTCAAATGATAAAGAACTTCATCCAGATGCACACAACTTATTCCTTTgtgccctctcttttttttagataaaggaatatTGAAAAATATCCCAGCCTCTATATCAAAGAGATATATCCAGCCCTTAATGCAAACTTTGAGAGATAAACAAGAAGCAATACAAGCCACAAACCCTATTGCTAAACTGCCACCCGTCCGCGCAAAGATGTTCCTCGCCGTTACTTTCAAAGCGCGGCATGCATCTGCAATCAAGTCTTTGTCCTCCTTTTGTAAGATCGCCCATGTCCCGGTGAGATAAGTGGCCCCGAAAAGTACATGGAgaacaatttattttttattattatgaAAAACTACATTTCTAAATAACTAGATTGACCAGAGTAGTGCACATAAGCCTGTGAAAATTGTTAATGAAATAAATATCGATAGTCAGTTTTTTGTGTGCTTGGAGCTCCAACTTATTGTGCTCATTCGGACAGGTAGCAAATAAACTTGACCACCTCATGCACTAATTAGTCGGCTATGCACCCTGCTTGGCTGCTCCCACCGCCGACGGCCACTCCGGCCCAGGCCCTCCACAGCCACCCGCCTTGGACCGGATGACTATAGGAAAGAGATGGTGAGCTCCCTCGCCTCCGCCAGCATCGCGACTGGCCTCGGCACGCTGCCGCAAGAATCATCCCTGGCGGTCTCGGCAGTGGCGGCGCGCCTGCCGCACACCCTTCTGATCGCCCTGCTCGCCTTCTTCAATGCCGCAACGTACGCCTCCATCCTGCTGACACCGCCGGCCACGACGCCCGGTGGCGGCAGCTCAGGAGGGTGCTCGAGCAGCGCGCATAGGGCGGCCGCTGACAGTGAGGCCGAGGGTGGCGATGTGAGGGCACGGATCTGCTACAACTCCTGCTCGGCCTTTTGGAAGAGGGCGTGGGGCCGCGTGGGCAGACTGATGAACCACAGGCGAGCAGTGCGCGGCATCAGGAGGGCGCGGGCCTGCTGAACGCAAGCGGTACATGGCGTCGGGCGAGGCAATCCGGACGAAGGAGAGCAAAAACGCAAGTCGTGAGCACACGGGAGCGTGACGCGTGCAGAGGGGCTCTCGCGGCAGCGCGCGTTCGGGTAAGGGCATCTGTTGGCGACGCACAGGCAGGCTCTGCGCGGCAGCGCGCAAGCTCAGTCCCGCGGCAGTGTGCGTGTCATGGCAGCGGGCGCATGGCACGCTGAACCAGCGCTCCCTCGCCCAACGGACTACAGTGCTGGCCGTGGGCCAtgggtagcagcagcagcaccgctCCCTCGCCCAATAGGTCCCGCGGCGGTGCATAGGGTGGGCATCCAGCGGTGGTGCTCTCTCCCTCGCATGCCCTCTCCCTCGCATGGCCCTGGAGCAGTAGAGCtcgacatcgacaccagcagCATTGGCTCCTCTCTCTATCTGTCCCTCAAATATGGAGGATGTAAAGGAAGAAGATGGCGAATTTGGAGGACTTTtctgcatatattcatgccatGTAGGGTCAGATCAAGGGGTGTGGatctaagtggcacaacttaacaagttcaaaGTGCCAGATTttgattttgcgagttcgtggacctaagtggtaCCTCGGGACATGTTCAAGGAACATTGCTATATTTAACTCATCAGTTAGGTAAATAGGTCATCTATATTTAACCAGCAGCATGAGCTTGCCAAGCATGGCAATATCCTCATCAGGCGGAAGCCTAGCCGCCGCTGCCCaggtgttgacgctcactaatgaccatttccaggcatcaatttgatcagaaaatcatgagagtttgcatttcttgcacgcacttatattcaataaagttcctaaaccacactttaccttctagaatatgcaagatgtgtttttgagctaatatgcaggttacaagcacactttggcccgacagaaaatcacagaaaatatcagagcaccgattcaggctcaaatggaccaaagtagcccaagaaccgaagcaaaacgagtcaagacaggccaaccccagcatggatcagacaaggaggcccagacaagcccaacccccagcagttgggggtggttggcggtcagggcaggccggccgagccgaccaggcccgtgggccccaccacctcaacttCGCCATGTGTCGCCTCCAGGATGCTCCTCTAGGTCagtagagaataggacacacacatcACATTTCACtcacctctcttgcattccttgcatagtctttaggcttagtggagtttaggagaagtctaggagtcttcgagtcgccggagttgctcgagagtctggtatgggttcatctctagctctctattgtaatattcggtcgtttgtaatagaattagactatggttaccgatgtctgcttgaagtatattatGAGTTGACggttatatgcttcttgtcaaggttgcattattattcaatgatctcattgcataattgccctgtgctggagatagttagtctttcgttcttagaactctatcaactgctccagtattcgtatgattgctctagtgtgatgtctgtccatccagagggtgggggctccgcgcgggatagtagagtatcccttactagtgtagacatggtatctagattagctaagagttgctggatgtcaactatacccacggtttgtagaggttgccggcaggtggtgatagccctgtccgagccttttcgtaatcctccacctttggtatggggggtaggaggtacataaagtcgccggggtgtacgtgctcctcccgttacttcgatagcgatctccctgttgtgtagtttaatctctgacaagctaactaatgagaaagtgtagatatagctagcctagcacagctgactcgagctctgacttttaccttgctcccggcctagagtaatctttattcttttattcaaGAGAGTAgtcgtgtgtgtgtcacactacctcctaccatgttattatcttacccctgtttatgcttgagaatatccaatctagataaagctcactaactaatctatatactctctcactcaccgccttccctgcgaaaatataaatgataccccggtatactcccgggtaaaatgctacagcagtattccgtgcgcttacggatttattcgtggttcttgaaatactgccacccaaaCTTGGCGTCTGAGGGCGTCATCgccaggtgacgttggtaggcgccaacaagcatttttggtgtcattgccggggaaggcacagagtgaatATATAGGtaaaagttgtgaacaaaatcgagaTTGGTATTCgcatgctaaacaggctaacttttctttgttttcttgtcttcgttGATATGAACACATGGTAGTGTAtaaccggtttcgacttgccgcaaaactttcattccaatcCAGAGTTATTTTTGAGGAGAGTTCGACCTCGTATCGTACCTCCTCAGATctcactctcggcagttgatccagtcatcgcattgtcgtcagctcctagagctatggcccagaagacacttcGTGATTattctgctccgtctgctagccaggtccccaccggacccgaggttaacaccggaggagagaattttgagatcaagacaggtctcattacgatggtgcaggccagcccattttgtggcaaggccaacgaggatgccagcgctcatctccagcagttcctggagctctgcagtacttttgttatcaagggtgtatcgcaagatgctatccggctccgtctgtttccgttctctctcttggggagagcgaagcaatggttttatgctaacaaggctgcggtggatacttgggacaaatgtgccaaggcgttacTCTCGAAGTTCTTCTCGACGAGtcaaaccaatgctcttcgtggtcgaatttcgaacttccagcaggcattaAATGAGTCAATttcggaagcttgggagaggcttcaggagtacattcttgcgtgtccgcaccatgaaatggataattggctcattctacagaacttctacaatgggttgactgcagtcatcccgtgatcatgtagatgccgctgcgggtggagctttcttctcgctggaccattgaaagagctacatcattgatcgagaagatgatttccaaccaaggttggagcgatgatcgcctccaaccgcgccagcgaggtatgcactctgtCAAGGatgccgacatgctcgctatgaagattgatctcctcctcaagaaatttgaggattattcccaagataaggatCAAATGCATACACTTCAAGTCCTGGAAGCTCGCATGATGTGCGAgatctgcgggaatgttggacattcaggCGATAATTGCCCGAAAACTCAAGAAGAAGCTTTATTCCTCAATAGCAACAAtaggtttcgtccacaaggaggtcaggggtggaatcaaccacgcccatattaccaaggaggtaatgggaatttgaattttttcggtcctaaccagcctaccttgagagatcttgtctacggccaagcgaagatcaatgagtccctttagaagaagttggccattatagataaatctatggagactatccatgccaagatggacggattctccacggctatgaagaaccagctgagtttcaataaggcgctagaaactcaattggctcaattagctgctgctacacctgctgctgaactagggaagattccagggcaacccgaatcaactctagagagtgtaaatgtcatcaatgctatgtggaaagagccacttagcaggacacacctcagctatgcagaaaagctcacacgcccaagaagaggtgcgtggggcgagttagcagccacaatacgagaagatcccggaaccccagtgatcagctgctcaatctttgattatgaatttgatcacgccctttgtgaccttggagccagcgtcaacatcatgcccaacgtgactttcgagaagctaggctatccatcaatttcccctaccactatgtgtgttcagctggcggattccatgctaagatatccagaaggagttgtggaaaggttaatggtaaaggtcaagaatacctacatattagtgtactttgtagtccttgatatggaaggagatcttgaaattccgctcatacttgggcgaccattcctcaaggatacaaacgccagaattgatgtggggacaggaagaatcagcctccgtttcatgggaaagaccatgaaattcaagttccagaacaaaagggaggtattcctgattcatgcagatagtgagaaacaagggctatgggcagagcccggttgggatgatcaagactatcacccctcttccaagccagcttgggaggattgggaaattcatactccaccaaccgagccagtggaagatgatcagaaaatccctgatttcatcaccaatacagtatgggaagatctgaaAATCATCTACCcaacatccgaggatcctgttcctgcgccacccacgccaccgaagaagaccaagaaggtgtggcgcaagaagaacaaaacgtcatcgaccgctacttcttctccaggtacggacgaaacgacatcaacctgatcaggtatggagaaaggtcctgcttttcgatcctaaccaagagctagcttgggggaggtcccctcccctaagtcaactgtatccctttatttgatTTCAATAAAATCTGGTAAAAACTTctaaaatcaaaaataaaaatttactgctttatttcccttttccatgatgtgcggtaagaatgttttaactccccttgataagttgaaaggatgagttttgctttgctctatcatgtctattgtgcctagtttgaaaataagaattctcttgagtttatgttcgttggttatacaaatatcgtgccaataaacctgaaagttccgtgggttgcatacgCTTGATttgagtctaagttgttgtgagattaGATATGGCaaataaggttatgcaagcttgttctagtaatgcttgaagtctggagttgttttcaaaaataaaatttaaaaaggcaagttccccagcgatatgcaatgtcctaccagagccatatgtcatactccatgaaaaacccttatacatatgctgcttgatgttctgttgagttttgtcaaattgggtgaccctagtgagatactTTTCATGCTTtttcgatcataagcacgtacacgccccatccatttgctatattcctacactgggaattagtaCCACCATCCATTTCAcattaataaatgctccatgtctcggTGATTTCTCTcatagaacatccctgaaataaagcCAGATTTTGAttgccccaaaaagaaggaagaaaagatggcatgccaaagaagcatgacccaaaaaaaagagagaaaaaagggtaaccatgtctcaaaaaaaagagagacagggatgattcgagagagaaaagacaTCACCTTAAGGAGTAATCCAtattcatccatccatccatccactcctacacttgcaccttttgatcgagatagCATGACTAGTTCCTCCATAGATcctcctctctttgactttacaataaatagaatacatgtGTGCCCTGtttttatcctaccttgagctccacaaaggcttgtagtagtagggaagatcaaaggcaaacactgccctggtaaggaaatacaagatgagtgcctcgagagagttatcctgggagctttgccatgttttcaaaaatctttcaaaaaaaaagtgtttccagatggattgcagatctatgaacaagtaattACTACTTTATGCACTGTTCTAACTCTCAaaagcccaagacaaggagacggCTGAAAAACCCCATGAaagagtaaggtaattgagcaaaggtatgctaaccaacttatttaagcttatagatgaatttctttgcttcagactaagTCATggcaggtaaggtacgagtcaaagtgattttctgctcaacaacctgatttgtcctactttgatCGGGACGAGCAAatgacagcttgggggatcttgttgacgctcactaacgaccattttcaggcgtcaacttgatcagaaaataatgagagtttgcatttcttgcacgcacttatattcaataaagttcctaaaccacactttaccttctagaatatgcaagatgtgtttttgagctaatatgcaggttacaagcacactttggccctgatagaaaatcacagaaaatatcagagcaccgattcaggctcagatggaccaaagtagcccaagaaccgaagcaaaacgagtcaagacaggccaaccccagcatggatcagacaaggaggcccagacaagcccaacccccagcagttgggggcggttggcggcctgggcaggccggccgagccgaccaggcccgtggggtgctgcggccggtggctccctcctataaatacaaggggctagagaataggacacacacacacatcacattTCACtcacctctcttgcattccttgcatagtctttaggcttagtggagtttaggagaagtctaggagtcttctagtcgccggagttgctcgagagtctggtatgggttcatctctagctctctcttgtaatattcggtcgtttgtaatagaattagactatggttaccgatatctgcttgaagtatattctgagttgtcGGTTATATGCTTTTTGTCAAGGTTGTAGTATTATTCAATGATCTCATTGCATAATTTCCCTATGCTAGAGATAGTTAGTCTTtcattcttagaactctatcaactgctccagtattcatatgattgctctagtgtgatgtctgtccatccggagggtggggctccgcacgggacactagagtatcctttactagtgtagacatggtgtctagatttgCTAAGAGTTACTGGATGTCAACTAtgcccatggtttgtagaggtacccggcaggtggtgacagctctgtccgagccttttcgtaatcctccatgttcggtatggggggtaggaggtacataaagtcgccggggtgtacgggctcctcccgttacttcgatagcgatctccctgttgtgtagtttaatctctgacaagctaactaatgagaaagtgtagatatagctagcctagcacagctgactgaagctctgacttttaccttgctcctgaGCTAGAGtaatctttattcttttattcaagagagtagttgtgtgtgtgtcacactacctcctaccatgttattatcttaccccagTTTAtacatgagaatatccaatctagataaagctcactaactaatctatatactctctcactcaccgtcttccctgcggaaatataaatgacaccccagtatactcccgagtaaaatgctacagcggtattccgtgcgcttgcggatttattcgtggttcatgaaatactgccacccaagcttggcgtctgcgggcgtcatcgccaggtgacgttggtaggtgcCAACACCAGGCCACATCCACACTCTCCCTTATCATGCTACCACCAAAGCCGACCGCCGGAAGCCTGCGCGACAGCGAGGCACTGCCCTATCTTTCTCCTCTCGCCTCGCTAATCTGACTCCACCCTCACGATGGCGATGGTGGTCTCCAGTTGCTGTCTCCGGTCCTTGGCCGGTGGGGGTACCCCATGTGGCTCAGCGGTGGCCGAATCCACTCCCCCGCAGGGGCTACGAATGCGTCCTTGCTGGGGCCCAGGCACACACCTAGATCCGCTTTGCCACCCAGGTCGCCTATCCCAAACTCATCTCGCCTTGAACCTCACCAGAGCGCCAACATCACATCGCCCTTGGCGTTGCGAGGCCATTAACGGGATAGGTGCTGATGGCCTAAGAGGGGGGAGGTTGAATTAGAAAAACATAAATCCTTAACCTATGGATCCAAATATAATTGCAAAAAATATTAACTGCATCATGCTATCCATTTGTGCAGCTATGATACAACTAGCGAGAAACCCCTATGCCAAACAAGTTTTGCAagctatagccaatcctaactgGATGATACTATGAGgaaataaaggcacacaagattgCAAGTATGAAATGTAGAAATGTAAA carries:
- the LOC120639142 gene encoding pathogenesis-related protein PR-1 type-like encodes the protein MATTKRAVVAFVLVFYMAMASMAQNTAQEQEFLSLHNDARREVGVEDVVWDESVAAFARAYAARRAGDCSLQHSDQAERDKFGYGENIAVGSPGSDMTVAAAVQMWVNEKQDYDSATGTCMKGRPEELMCGHYTQVVWRNTKAIGCARVKCDNGGIFITCNYTPAGNIPGQRPF